From the Cryptomeria japonica chromosome 2, Sugi_1.0, whole genome shotgun sequence genome, one window contains:
- the LOC131052331 gene encoding adagio protein 1 isoform X1 — MDESPKKELAVRRNTSSHLHRKEETPSWHLGAPVDIFFRSSPCRIVVVNAQELDHPIIYVNLIFEQVTGYRADEVLGRNCRFLQYQGSFAKTRYPLVDIRILTEICRCLSEGFDFEGERLNFRKGGSPLMNRLYIKPICNDEGIITHFLGVQSFKEANFDLSPLRGLVWKKSSGAIHTHILGDMYSQKSLFVHRDCSFKKCCPLYKVSDEVLVVNILARLTPKDVTSLGSVCHRFYNLTKDESLWKLVCQNIWGQETFSILESVARRRRLWWGKIVRELTTLEAAAWRKLTVGGSVEPSCINFSVCAVGSKVVLFGGEGVNMQPVNDTFVLDLNEDCPEWTHINVNSAPPGRWGHTLSGLSDSRLVVFGGCGRNGLLNDAFVLDLDEPQPTWREVSCSTRPLPRSWHSSCILDGTKLIVSGGCTDSGALLSDTFLLDLTMEKPVWKEINVSWRPPSRLGHTLSVLGNHKILMYGGLATSGPLRLRSSDVYIMDLSEEETRWKYVTGSMLPGGVSTCNSAPPPRLDHAAVSLPGGRVVVFGGSIAGSRLETKVYILDPMEEKPTWRILYVQGRQPKYASGHSTCLVGGTRVVVLGGHHTEDWMLTELHELCLINLKGTD, encoded by the exons ATGGATGAATCGCCGAAGAAGGAATTAGCTGTACGGAGAAACACTTCAAGCCATCTTCACAGAAAAGAGGAAACGCCATCATGGCATCTGGGCGCGCCCGTGGATATTTTCTTTCGGTCTAGTCCGTGCAGAATAGTTGTTGTCAATGCGCAAGAACTGGACCACCCAATTATTTATGTCAATTTGATTTTTGAGCAAGTCACAGGATACAGAGCAGACGAAGTTCTGGGCAGAAACTG TCGCTTTCTGCAGTACCAAGGTTCTTTTGCCAAAACGAGATATCCATTGGTTGACATCAGAATACTCACTGAAATATGCAGGTGCTTAAGTGAAGGGTTTGATTTTGAAGGAGAGAGACTCAATTTTAGAAAAGGTGGATCACCTCTCATGAACAGGCTTTATATAAAACCGATATGTAATGATGAAGGCATTATAACTCATTTTCTCGGGGTTCAGTCATTTAAAGAAGCAAATTTCGATCTTAGTCCTTTGCGAGGATTAGTCTGGAAGAAGTCAAGTGGTGCTATTCATACTCATATATTGGGGGACATGTATAGTCAGAAGTCATTATTTGTTCATCGTGACTGCTCTTTTAAAAAATGCTGCCCACTTTATAAGGTTTCTGATGAAGTTCTAGTGGTGAACATACTTGCTCGACTGACACCAAAGGATGTTACCTCACTGGGTAGTGTGTGCCATCGCTTTTATAATTTAACCAAAGATGAGAGCTTATGGAAGCTTGTTTGTCAGAATATATGGGGGCAGGAAACCTTTTCTATTTTGGAGTCTGTAGCAAGACGAAGAAGACTGTGGTGGGGGAAAATTGTACGAGAACTTACAACTCTTGAAGCAGCTGCATGGAGGAAGCTAACAGTTGGTGGATCAGTGGAGCCTTCTTGCATCAATTTTAGTGTATGTGCCGTAGGTAGCAAAGTTGTTCTCTTTGGTGGTGAAGGTGTCAATATGCAGCCAGTGAATGACACATTTGTGCTGGACCTTAATGAGGATTGTCCAGAATGGACACATATTAATGTTAATTCTGCACCACCTGGTAGATGGGGGCATACCTTATCAGGCTTGAGTGACTCACGGTTGGTTGTGTTTGGGGGCTGTGGAAGAAACGGTCTTCTTAATGATGCTTTTGTTCTTGATCTGGATGAGCCACAGCCTACATGGCGTGAAGTTTCTTGTAGTACTCGGCCTCTACCACGCTCCTGGCACAGCTCTTGCATATTAGATGGGACAAAACTTATAGTTTCTGGTGGATGCACAGATTCAGGTGCTCTTCTGAGTGATACTTTCCTGCTTGACCTTACTATGGAAAAACCTGTTTGGAAGGAAATAAATGTGTCATGGAGGCCACCATCTCGGCTTGGTCACACATTGTCAGTTTTGGGAAATCATAAAATTCTTATGTATGGTGGATTGGCTACAAGTGGTCCATTAAGGCTTAGGTCAAGTGATGTTTATATTATGGACCTAAGTGAAGAAGAGACAAGGTGGAAATATGTTACAGGAAGTATGCTACCTGGTGGAGTAAGTACCTGTAATTCTGCACCCCCTCCAAGACTTGATCATGCAGCAGTTAGTCTACCTGGTGGTCGGGTGGTTGTTTTTGGTGGTTCAATTGCTGGTTCTCGATTGGAAACTAAGGTTTATATTTTGGATCCAATGGAGGAGAAACCAACATGGAGGATTCTCTATGTTCAAGGACGACAGCCTAAATATGCTTCAGGACATAGTACATGTCTGGTGGGAGGAACAAGGGTGGTGGTTCTAGGCGGTCACCATACAGAAGATTGGATGTTAACTGAGCTGCATGAACTGTGTTTAATAAATCTTAAAGGAACAGACTGA
- the LOC131052331 gene encoding adagio protein 1 isoform X2, with the protein MDESPKKELAVRRNTSSHLHRKEETPSWHLGAPVDIFFRSSPCRIVVVNAQELDHPIIYVNLIFEQVTGYRADEVLGRNWCLSEGFDFEGERLNFRKGGSPLMNRLYIKPICNDEGIITHFLGVQSFKEANFDLSPLRGLVWKKSSGAIHTHILGDMYSQKSLFVHRDCSFKKCCPLYKVSDEVLVVNILARLTPKDVTSLGSVCHRFYNLTKDESLWKLVCQNIWGQETFSILESVARRRRLWWGKIVRELTTLEAAAWRKLTVGGSVEPSCINFSVCAVGSKVVLFGGEGVNMQPVNDTFVLDLNEDCPEWTHINVNSAPPGRWGHTLSGLSDSRLVVFGGCGRNGLLNDAFVLDLDEPQPTWREVSCSTRPLPRSWHSSCILDGTKLIVSGGCTDSGALLSDTFLLDLTMEKPVWKEINVSWRPPSRLGHTLSVLGNHKILMYGGLATSGPLRLRSSDVYIMDLSEEETRWKYVTGSMLPGGVSTCNSAPPPRLDHAAVSLPGGRVVVFGGSIAGSRLETKVYILDPMEEKPTWRILYVQGRQPKYASGHSTCLVGGTRVVVLGGHHTEDWMLTELHELCLINLKGTD; encoded by the exons ATGGATGAATCGCCGAAGAAGGAATTAGCTGTACGGAGAAACACTTCAAGCCATCTTCACAGAAAAGAGGAAACGCCATCATGGCATCTGGGCGCGCCCGTGGATATTTTCTTTCGGTCTAGTCCGTGCAGAATAGTTGTTGTCAATGCGCAAGAACTGGACCACCCAATTATTTATGTCAATTTGATTTTTGAGCAAGTCACAGGATACAGAGCAGACGAAGTTCTGGGCAGAAACTG GTGCTTAAGTGAAGGGTTTGATTTTGAAGGAGAGAGACTCAATTTTAGAAAAGGTGGATCACCTCTCATGAACAGGCTTTATATAAAACCGATATGTAATGATGAAGGCATTATAACTCATTTTCTCGGGGTTCAGTCATTTAAAGAAGCAAATTTCGATCTTAGTCCTTTGCGAGGATTAGTCTGGAAGAAGTCAAGTGGTGCTATTCATACTCATATATTGGGGGACATGTATAGTCAGAAGTCATTATTTGTTCATCGTGACTGCTCTTTTAAAAAATGCTGCCCACTTTATAAGGTTTCTGATGAAGTTCTAGTGGTGAACATACTTGCTCGACTGACACCAAAGGATGTTACCTCACTGGGTAGTGTGTGCCATCGCTTTTATAATTTAACCAAAGATGAGAGCTTATGGAAGCTTGTTTGTCAGAATATATGGGGGCAGGAAACCTTTTCTATTTTGGAGTCTGTAGCAAGACGAAGAAGACTGTGGTGGGGGAAAATTGTACGAGAACTTACAACTCTTGAAGCAGCTGCATGGAGGAAGCTAACAGTTGGTGGATCAGTGGAGCCTTCTTGCATCAATTTTAGTGTATGTGCCGTAGGTAGCAAAGTTGTTCTCTTTGGTGGTGAAGGTGTCAATATGCAGCCAGTGAATGACACATTTGTGCTGGACCTTAATGAGGATTGTCCAGAATGGACACATATTAATGTTAATTCTGCACCACCTGGTAGATGGGGGCATACCTTATCAGGCTTGAGTGACTCACGGTTGGTTGTGTTTGGGGGCTGTGGAAGAAACGGTCTTCTTAATGATGCTTTTGTTCTTGATCTGGATGAGCCACAGCCTACATGGCGTGAAGTTTCTTGTAGTACTCGGCCTCTACCACGCTCCTGGCACAGCTCTTGCATATTAGATGGGACAAAACTTATAGTTTCTGGTGGATGCACAGATTCAGGTGCTCTTCTGAGTGATACTTTCCTGCTTGACCTTACTATGGAAAAACCTGTTTGGAAGGAAATAAATGTGTCATGGAGGCCACCATCTCGGCTTGGTCACACATTGTCAGTTTTGGGAAATCATAAAATTCTTATGTATGGTGGATTGGCTACAAGTGGTCCATTAAGGCTTAGGTCAAGTGATGTTTATATTATGGACCTAAGTGAAGAAGAGACAAGGTGGAAATATGTTACAGGAAGTATGCTACCTGGTGGAGTAAGTACCTGTAATTCTGCACCCCCTCCAAGACTTGATCATGCAGCAGTTAGTCTACCTGGTGGTCGGGTGGTTGTTTTTGGTGGTTCAATTGCTGGTTCTCGATTGGAAACTAAGGTTTATATTTTGGATCCAATGGAGGAGAAACCAACATGGAGGATTCTCTATGTTCAAGGACGACAGCCTAAATATGCTTCAGGACATAGTACATGTCTGGTGGGAGGAACAAGGGTGGTGGTTCTAGGCGGTCACCATACAGAAGATTGGATGTTAACTGAGCTGCATGAACTGTGTTTAATAAATCTTAAAGGAACAGACTGA
- the LOC131028125 gene encoding uncharacterized protein LOC131028125: MVEFDNYSGLPFEDASPNLIPISPIQRGHTRQLPLRLAWALTIHKSQGLTLSKATIDIGPRERAGLTFVAISRVKALDGIRISPPFSYDRYEKMKTGKQLAKRKAEEERLKSLET, encoded by the coding sequence AtggttgaatttgacaattattcTGGACTTCCTTTTGAAGATGCATCTCCTAATTTGATTCCTATTTCACCAATACAAAGGGGCCATACACGTCAATTGCCACTACGATTGGCTTGGGCACTAACAATCCATAAATCACAAGGATTGACTCTTTCAAAGGCAACAATTGACATAGGACCAAGAGAAAGGGCAGGATTAACATTTGTTGCTATATCACGTGTTAAGGCCTTGGATGGAATTAGAATCTCACCACCATTTTCATATGATCGTTATGAAAAAATGAAGACAGGAAAGCAACTTGCCAAAAGGAAAGCAGAGGAAGAAAGACTCAAATCTTTGGAAACATAA